In the genome of Natronorubrum sediminis, one region contains:
- a CDS encoding radical SAM protein yields MISKGCEQCAKGGKMVLFVYGYCDQRDCFYCPLGENRKNVTDVYANERLVEDDEDVLTEAHRMDALGTSITGGEPQEALERTCHYLELLKDEFGEDHHTHLYTGIPGGRENMRRLSEAGLDEIRFHPPLELWGEMHGTEWEEILYIAREEGLTPAFEIPGIRPEPEFLEFLDEGAADFCNVNEFEMSDGNYRRMQEEGFELKEDHMSAVDGTRDEILETMGDHERVYFCTSVFKDAAQHRRRLKRMARNIRREFDDVTDDGTLVYGKTQTEPERFEALGVPEEFYTTKTNHVEVAWWLLEEMIEEGDLEDGEIVEQYPTYDGQVVERTPLA; encoded by the coding sequence ATGATCTCGAAGGGCTGTGAGCAGTGCGCGAAAGGCGGCAAGATGGTGTTGTTCGTCTACGGTTACTGCGACCAGCGCGACTGCTTTTACTGCCCGCTCGGTGAGAACCGCAAGAACGTGACCGACGTCTACGCCAACGAACGTCTCGTCGAAGACGACGAAGACGTCCTGACGGAAGCCCACCGAATGGACGCACTCGGCACGTCGATCACCGGCGGCGAACCACAGGAAGCCCTCGAGCGAACCTGTCACTACCTCGAACTCCTCAAAGACGAGTTCGGCGAGGATCACCACACCCACCTCTATACGGGCATTCCAGGCGGCCGTGAAAACATGCGCCGGCTCTCCGAAGCCGGCCTCGACGAAATTCGCTTTCACCCGCCACTCGAGCTATGGGGCGAGATGCACGGCACCGAGTGGGAAGAGATTCTCTACATCGCTCGCGAGGAAGGACTCACGCCGGCGTTCGAAATTCCCGGTATCCGGCCGGAGCCGGAGTTTCTCGAGTTTCTCGACGAGGGCGCAGCTGACTTTTGTAACGTCAACGAGTTCGAGATGAGCGACGGAAACTACCGCCGGATGCAAGAGGAGGGCTTCGAACTCAAAGAAGACCACATGAGCGCCGTCGACGGCACTCGAGACGAAATCCTCGAGACGATGGGCGACCACGAGCGCGTCTATTTCTGTACGTCGGTGTTCAAAGACGCCGCACAACACCGCCGTCGGCTCAAGCGAATGGCCAGAAACATTCGCCGCGAGTTCGACGACGTGACCGACGACGGAACGCTCGTCTACGGCAAAACACAGACCGAACCGGAGCGATTCGAAGCGCTTGGCGTCCCAGAGGAGTTCTACACGACCAAAACGAACCACGTCGAAGTCGCCTGGTGGCTCTTAGAGGAGATGATCGAAGAAGGCGACCTCGAGGACGGCGAAATCGTCGAACAGTATCCGACGTACGACGGGCAGGTCGTCGAGCGGACGCCCCTAGCGTAA
- a CDS encoding helix-turn-helix transcriptional regulator: MRVSTAVTIGLTVLLFTSTIGVVAGMPSASATVDEPVDASQNLDGTHATLESDDSSAASSSPIAERSESLTAIDPPDDSDARQVLRVSMDADGNAHWTIESRFILTDEENIEDFEEWADEVTSSHQNTIVDPGLFEDRAAGASEETDRSMEIQDPGWEEQTVEPAEDVGDINEDELDLEDDVDAEDVHVGVVSYSFVWSNFAAVDDDDQIHVGDAFQTEDGSWLSLTENQRLVLEPPEDYALGTDTSTQLEWEGPHEFSEQDIDVVFVHSGGIVPPALGTILWALTGIGVVVAVGTIGYLYVQRNTTIELPSPLERAPASIAALGFPGMAAKVRSLVGSDESGRPEDEPTHSTDSPRGESAGSHPAATDGSRDMGTHLEFEEEAAGVDPELLSDEERVLQMITQNGGRMKQATIVNETGWSNAKVSQLLSKMDDEDDIEKLRIGRENLITLPEIDPTELE, from the coding sequence ATGCGGGTATCCACTGCCGTTACGATTGGCCTCACCGTCCTTCTCTTTACGTCGACCATCGGTGTGGTCGCCGGGATGCCATCAGCGTCCGCAACTGTTGATGAACCGGTGGATGCCTCTCAGAATCTCGACGGTACCCACGCAACACTCGAGTCCGACGATTCGTCCGCGGCGTCCTCATCTCCGATCGCCGAACGTTCAGAATCACTGACGGCCATCGACCCACCAGATGATTCCGATGCGAGACAGGTACTGCGGGTCAGCATGGACGCAGACGGGAATGCCCACTGGACGATCGAGAGTCGGTTCATCCTGACAGACGAGGAAAATATCGAGGACTTCGAGGAGTGGGCCGACGAGGTCACGAGCTCTCACCAGAACACTATCGTCGACCCCGGGTTGTTCGAAGACCGTGCAGCGGGTGCGTCGGAAGAGACCGACCGTTCCATGGAAATTCAAGACCCCGGCTGGGAGGAGCAGACGGTCGAACCCGCTGAAGATGTCGGCGATATCAACGAAGACGAACTCGACCTCGAGGACGACGTGGACGCCGAAGACGTACACGTCGGCGTCGTCTCCTACTCGTTCGTCTGGAGTAACTTCGCAGCAGTCGACGACGACGATCAGATTCACGTCGGTGACGCGTTTCAGACCGAAGACGGGTCCTGGCTCTCGCTGACTGAGAACCAACGACTCGTCCTCGAACCACCGGAAGACTACGCACTCGGCACCGACACGTCCACCCAACTCGAGTGGGAGGGACCACACGAGTTCTCCGAACAGGACATCGACGTCGTCTTCGTCCACAGCGGCGGAATCGTGCCGCCCGCACTCGGGACGATACTTTGGGCACTCACGGGAATCGGTGTCGTGGTCGCGGTCGGTACCATCGGCTACCTCTACGTGCAACGAAATACGACTATCGAGCTCCCATCACCGCTCGAGCGCGCCCCAGCGTCCATCGCCGCGCTCGGCTTCCCGGGTATGGCCGCCAAAGTTCGATCGCTGGTTGGCAGTGACGAATCCGGACGCCCGGAGGATGAACCGACGCATTCGACCGATTCCCCTCGAGGGGAGTCGGCTGGCTCACATCCCGCCGCAACTGACGGCTCACGTGACATGGGGACCCACCTCGAGTTCGAAGAGGAAGCCGCCGGGGTTGATCCTGAGTTGTTGAGTGACGAAGAGCGCGTCTTGCAAATGATTACCCAGAACGGCGGCCGAATGAAGCAGGCGACGATCGTCAACGAGACCGGCTGGTCGAACGCCAAGGTTTCACAACTCCTCTCTAAGATGGACGACGAGGACGACATCGAAAAGCTCCGAATCGGTCGGGAAAATCTCATCACGCTTCCCGAAATCGATCCCACCGAACTCGAGTGA
- a CDS encoding DUF7096 domain-containing protein, with the protein MNSATPAFLAVLLVTSLLAMPVIAGPEANDATHDGPQPEFQPSTLQHASTEPVEAENTTNRLQPTGDTRDEVRTEYTTYGPDLGVALASVDDELRIDQEQYTLVDSEFDAASNDEREQMVSAAVDQIEDQTDVIEERERDAVRGHADGEVSDTELIHTLLRNYHESQVLYDALNELDGERTDAIPGYALSRQQVRADETVLELQQTSLRSLLDQASQSTDADGALDVQIQTAEDGYSISAIDGDTYVTETTRFDNRDADGENQFGDASHSDMIDRTTELYPWAADQSGLSFNEAGNQNLYVTTIEYDQNRLQVYLDGATNEITRESQELTLESLPEENNESWENDDLEVMQTETPVNGPSELTVTDSVSGDPVSATIEVDGTEVGETDDDGTVWFLPPGDEYELTAETDSREITETVSPD; encoded by the coding sequence ATGAATAGCGCGACACCGGCTTTCCTCGCGGTGTTGCTCGTGACGTCGCTTCTCGCGATGCCCGTCATAGCGGGTCCAGAAGCGAACGACGCGACACACGACGGCCCACAACCAGAGTTCCAGCCATCGACCCTCCAGCACGCGTCGACGGAACCAGTCGAAGCGGAGAATACGACGAATCGACTTCAGCCGACAGGCGACACTCGTGACGAGGTCAGAACCGAGTATACCACGTACGGCCCCGATCTCGGTGTCGCTCTCGCATCAGTCGACGACGAGTTGCGAATCGATCAAGAACAGTACACCCTCGTCGACAGCGAGTTCGATGCGGCAAGCAACGACGAACGAGAGCAGATGGTCAGTGCCGCCGTCGACCAGATCGAAGACCAAACCGACGTGATCGAAGAGCGCGAGCGCGACGCCGTCCGCGGACACGCTGATGGCGAGGTTTCAGACACCGAACTGATCCACACCCTGTTGCGAAACTACCACGAATCGCAGGTGCTCTACGACGCGTTGAACGAACTGGATGGTGAGCGAACGGACGCGATTCCGGGATACGCCCTCTCCCGTCAGCAGGTTCGAGCGGACGAAACGGTACTCGAGCTCCAGCAGACGTCGCTCCGATCGCTCCTCGATCAGGCGAGTCAGTCGACCGACGCCGACGGTGCACTCGACGTGCAAATTCAAACCGCCGAAGACGGTTACAGCATCTCGGCCATCGACGGCGATACGTACGTCACCGAAACGACGCGCTTCGACAACCGTGACGCCGACGGCGAGAACCAGTTCGGAGACGCCTCACACTCCGACATGATCGACCGGACGACCGAATTGTATCCGTGGGCAGCCGACCAATCCGGTCTGAGTTTCAACGAAGCCGGGAATCAGAACCTCTACGTGACGACCATCGAGTACGACCAGAATCGGTTGCAGGTATACCTCGATGGCGCAACGAACGAGATAACTCGAGAGTCACAGGAACTCACACTTGAGTCGTTGCCGGAGGAGAACAACGAGTCGTGGGAGAACGACGACCTCGAAGTAATGCAGACGGAAACGCCCGTGAACGGACCCTCGGAACTGACCGTCACCGATTCGGTCAGTGGTGACCCAGTTTCGGCGACGATCGAAGTCGATGGCACCGAAGTCGGCGAAACCGACGACGACGGGACGGTGTGGTTCTTACCACCGGGTGACGAGTACGAGTTGACCGCAGAGACTGACTCGAGAGAGATCACAGAGACCGTCTCTCCCGACTGA
- a CDS encoding type IV pilin, giving the protein MIDRPHSSDSTFSSREISTESDYNGGKSAKFGFHTDARALSRLVGIVALLGVTVALATMVAVGASTWSLDSSPPTAAFSMTADGESSTITIDHDGGETIDVTEVELIVDIDGDELATQPPVPFVGAVGFDGTPDGPFNAEGDTEWEPGERAAFTIAETNDPALESGETVAVALYADGYQLATLEDDAT; this is encoded by the coding sequence GTGATCGATCGCCCTCACTCGAGTGATTCGACGTTCTCCAGCCGAGAAATCAGTACGGAGAGTGACTATAACGGAGGGAAATCAGCAAAGTTCGGATTCCACACCGACGCTCGAGCGCTCAGTCGACTGGTGGGTATCGTCGCACTGCTCGGGGTGACGGTTGCGCTTGCGACGATGGTCGCCGTCGGAGCCAGTACGTGGTCGCTCGACTCGAGTCCACCGACGGCGGCGTTTTCGATGACAGCAGACGGTGAGAGTTCGACGATAACGATCGACCACGACGGTGGCGAGACGATCGATGTGACCGAAGTGGAACTAATCGTCGACATCGATGGCGACGAACTTGCCACTCAGCCACCGGTTCCGTTCGTCGGCGCGGTCGGGTTCGACGGGACGCCAGATGGACCGTTCAACGCCGAAGGCGACACCGAATGGGAGCCGGGCGAACGAGCGGCGTTCACGATTGCCGAGACGAATGATCCCGCACTCGAGTCAGGAGAGACAGTTGCAGTGGCGCTCTACGCGGACGGATATCAGCTCGCGACGCTCGAGGACGATGCGACGTGA
- a CDS encoding methyltransferase domain-containing protein: MGILENKARARLFYKYLSKVYDQVNPFIWNEEMRAEALELLELDDDTTVLDVGCGTGFATEGLLEHVEEVYALDQSDHQLEQAYAKLGKRAPPVHFHRGDAERLPFATDTFDVVWSSGSIEYWPNPILALREFRRVLKPGGQVLVVGPNYPDSILAQKLADSIMLFYDEYEADAMFKRAGFEDVRHMFQGPSYDPDVAITTIGRAPE; encoded by the coding sequence ATGGGAATCCTCGAGAACAAAGCTCGGGCTCGATTGTTCTACAAGTACCTCTCGAAGGTCTACGACCAGGTTAACCCCTTCATCTGGAACGAGGAGATGCGAGCGGAGGCCCTCGAGCTACTCGAACTCGACGACGACACGACCGTCCTCGACGTCGGCTGTGGCACCGGCTTCGCCACCGAAGGGCTCCTCGAGCACGTCGAGGAAGTGTACGCGCTCGACCAGAGCGACCACCAACTCGAGCAAGCCTACGCGAAGCTCGGCAAACGCGCTCCGCCGGTTCACTTTCACCGGGGAGACGCCGAACGCCTCCCGTTCGCGACGGACACGTTCGACGTGGTCTGGTCCTCCGGTTCGATCGAATACTGGCCGAACCCGATTCTCGCCCTTCGCGAGTTCCGCCGCGTGTTGAAACCCGGCGGACAGGTACTCGTCGTCGGCCCGAACTATCCCGACAGCATTCTTGCACAGAAACTCGCTGACTCGATCATGCTCTTTTACGACGAGTACGAGGCCGATGCGATGTTCAAGCGCGCTGGCTTCGAAGATGTCAGACACATGTTCCAGGGACCGTCGTACGACCCGGACGTTGCGATTACGACGATTGGCCGAGCACCCGAGTAA
- the ahaH gene encoding ATP synthase archaeal subunit H — MPRPEVLERIQSAEEEADEIVALAQNDRDERIAEARERAEEIRTEAEQDARDLKERQLEAAREEIDEECEAVLEEGEQQREALAERAQERVDDVVDHVVSLFQEDVHAQT; from the coding sequence ATGCCGAGGCCAGAGGTTCTCGAACGAATACAGTCGGCGGAGGAAGAAGCCGACGAGATCGTCGCATTGGCACAGAACGACCGCGACGAGCGAATAGCCGAGGCCCGGGAACGTGCCGAGGAGATTCGCACGGAAGCGGAACAAGACGCGCGTGATCTCAAAGAGCGCCAACTAGAAGCGGCGCGCGAAGAGATCGACGAGGAGTGCGAGGCGGTCCTCGAAGAGGGCGAACAGCAGCGCGAAGCATTAGCCGAGCGCGCCCAGGAGCGGGTCGACGACGTGGTCGATCACGTCGTTTCCCTGTTCCAGGAGGACGTCCATGCTCAGACCTGA
- a CDS encoding V-type ATP synthase subunit I — MLRPERMSKISVTGSRGVMSPVIETVHGLNLVHLSDYDGSWEGFDNGTPVEGADNVSEKLVTVRALENTLDLSADEAEPGTLEENWETRVEEIRTRVNELDDERSDIRESLRQVEERIDRVAPFAELGIDLDLLSGYDSVDVVVGEGPHAQIEDVVAASDEIRAFETFTGGDIVAVVAASTDDAGSSPIDDALVGVEFTRHEVPETDQTPSSYVDELEERKRELEYEIDDVDAELEQIKANEASFLLRVEEELSIDVQQAEAPLQFATTDRAFIAEGWIPSDEYERLAASLRDAVGESVEIEELERASYDRHGKTHTEELQEGTQTAKDDEESDDENAAAADSEQPQKAMTDGGSAVTMSDQPPTIQKNPSAAKPFEALVQAVNRPKYNELDPTIFMFLTFPLFFGFMISDVGYGLLYVLTGFYMYQSFDSPGISSLGGVAMWCGAFTIFFGILFGEFFGLHELGYMLFGDAGAPMGDKGLSPATLDFAFAWLLVSLLFGIIHLNIGYILDFVENIQHGHGLWGAITHSGSWILMLNGLWIWVFTPQASDVKPEFLFTTFDGGAFDLGFSGFPLMDIFTVPSDIAYVGGFEVTIPFLLVIAGLVLLAIGDPVELAEFAIPFAHGVSYARIAAVLLAKGGMAFVVNLLVFGSVETDAGERPFMAPWTGYGPEDGQVMFDGLFYMGDGAVAIGFFILGILVLVVGHIVVLLLGITSAGLQGIRLEYVEFFGKFYEGGGKNYEPFGHDRNHSED, encoded by the coding sequence ATGCTCAGACCTGAACGGATGAGCAAGATCTCGGTGACCGGTTCACGGGGCGTCATGTCCCCGGTCATCGAGACGGTTCACGGACTGAACCTGGTTCACCTGTCGGACTACGACGGCTCCTGGGAGGGATTTGACAACGGAACTCCCGTCGAAGGAGCCGACAACGTCTCCGAGAAACTGGTGACCGTTCGCGCCCTCGAGAACACCCTCGATCTTTCGGCCGACGAGGCCGAACCGGGGACGCTCGAGGAGAATTGGGAAACCCGCGTCGAAGAGATTCGGACGCGAGTCAACGAACTCGACGACGAACGGAGTGACATCCGCGAATCGCTTCGACAGGTCGAAGAGCGAATCGACCGCGTCGCACCCTTCGCGGAGCTCGGAATCGATCTCGACCTCCTGTCGGGGTACGATTCAGTCGACGTCGTCGTCGGTGAGGGTCCACACGCCCAGATCGAAGATGTAGTCGCTGCATCCGACGAGATCCGGGCGTTCGAGACGTTCACCGGTGGAGACATCGTGGCGGTCGTCGCTGCGTCCACCGACGACGCCGGCTCGAGCCCGATCGACGACGCCCTCGTCGGCGTCGAGTTCACGCGACACGAGGTCCCAGAAACGGACCAGACGCCGAGTTCCTACGTCGACGAACTCGAGGAACGTAAACGCGAACTTGAGTACGAAATCGACGACGTCGACGCGGAACTCGAACAGATCAAAGCGAACGAGGCGAGCTTCCTCCTCCGCGTCGAAGAGGAGTTGAGCATCGACGTGCAACAGGCCGAAGCACCGCTGCAGTTCGCGACGACGGATCGGGCGTTCATCGCGGAAGGGTGGATTCCCTCCGACGAGTACGAACGCCTCGCCGCATCGTTGCGCGATGCCGTCGGCGAAAGCGTCGAAATCGAAGAGCTCGAGCGAGCGAGCTACGACCGTCACGGCAAGACCCACACTGAAGAGCTTCAGGAGGGAACACAGACGGCGAAAGACGACGAAGAGAGCGACGACGAAAACGCGGCTGCCGCGGATAGCGAGCAGCCCCAGAAGGCGATGACAGACGGTGGCTCGGCCGTGACGATGAGCGACCAGCCGCCGACGATTCAGAAGAATCCGTCGGCTGCCAAGCCGTTCGAAGCGCTGGTACAAGCAGTCAACCGGCCGAAGTACAACGAGCTCGATCCGACGATTTTCATGTTCCTGACGTTCCCGTTGTTCTTCGGGTTCATGATCAGCGACGTCGGGTACGGCCTGTTGTACGTGCTGACCGGCTTCTACATGTACCAGAGCTTCGATAGCCCGGGGATATCGAGTCTCGGTGGCGTCGCCATGTGGTGTGGTGCGTTCACCATCTTCTTCGGAATCCTGTTCGGCGAGTTCTTCGGACTCCACGAACTCGGATACATGCTCTTCGGCGACGCAGGTGCGCCGATGGGAGATAAAGGACTCTCGCCAGCGACGCTCGACTTCGCGTTCGCCTGGCTCCTCGTGAGTCTGCTGTTCGGGATTATCCACCTGAACATTGGATACATCCTCGACTTCGTCGAGAATATCCAGCATGGCCACGGCCTCTGGGGAGCGATCACCCACAGCGGCTCGTGGATCCTGATGCTCAACGGACTCTGGATCTGGGTCTTCACGCCACAGGCATCGGACGTCAAACCCGAATTCCTGTTCACAACCTTCGACGGTGGCGCGTTCGACCTCGGATTCAGCGGCTTCCCGCTGATGGACATCTTCACCGTTCCCAGCGATATCGCCTACGTTGGCGGGTTCGAAGTGACGATCCCGTTCTTACTCGTTATCGCTGGACTCGTATTGCTCGCGATCGGTGATCCCGTCGAACTCGCGGAGTTCGCGATCCCGTTCGCACACGGCGTCTCCTACGCCCGAATCGCCGCAGTCCTGCTCGCGAAGGGTGGGATGGCGTTCGTCGTCAATCTGCTGGTGTTCGGTAGCGTCGAGACCGACGCTGGAGAACGCCCATTCATGGCCCCGTGGACCGGTTACGGTCCCGAAGACGGACAGGTAATGTTCGATGGGCTGTTCTACATGGGCGACGGAGCCGTCGCGATTGGCTTCTTCATCCTCGGCATACTCGTGTTGGTCGTCGGACACATTGTAGTCTTGCTACTTGGTATCACAAGTGCCGGATTACAGGGTATCAGGCTCGAGTACGTCGAGTTCTTTGGGAAGTTTTATGAAGGCGGTGGAAAGAACTACGAACCGTTCGGACACGATCGAAATCACAGTGAGGACTAA
- a CDS encoding V-type ATP synthase subunit E codes for MSLDTVVEDIREEAHARAEDIRAEGEARADEIESAAEEDAEEILADAEQSVEREIEQLREQRLSSAKLEAKQKRLEARRDVLGDVREQVEDGLASLEGETREELTRAVLDGASDEFDEGDDVSVYGREEDQELIESILEDYDGYEYAGEYDCLGGVVVESDQSRVRVNNTFDSLLEDVWEDNLREISTQLFEQ; via the coding sequence ATGAGTTTGGACACAGTCGTAGAAGACATTCGAGAAGAGGCCCACGCGCGTGCGGAGGACATCCGCGCCGAGGGCGAAGCGCGCGCCGACGAGATCGAATCGGCCGCCGAGGAAGACGCCGAGGAGATCCTCGCTGACGCAGAGCAGTCCGTCGAGCGCGAGATCGAGCAGCTTCGCGAACAGCGTCTCTCCAGTGCGAAACTGGAGGCGAAACAAAAACGCCTGGAGGCCCGTCGTGACGTACTCGGTGACGTTCGTGAGCAAGTCGAAGACGGACTCGCCTCCCTCGAGGGAGAGACCCGCGAGGAGTTGACGCGAGCCGTCCTCGACGGTGCGAGCGACGAGTTCGACGAGGGCGACGACGTGAGCGTCTACGGTCGTGAGGAAGACCAAGAGCTCATCGAGTCGATCCTCGAGGACTACGACGGCTACGAGTACGCCGGCGAGTACGACTGTCTCGGCGGCGTCGTCGTCGAAAGTGACCAGTCTCGAGTTCGAGTCAACAACACGTTCGACTCGCTACTCGAGGACGTCTGGGAAGACAACCTCCGGGAGATCAGCACCCAACTCTTCGAGCAATGA
- a CDS encoding V-type ATP synthase subunit C, producing the protein MSVGASNPEYVNARVRSRRASLFADEDYRKLVRMGPSGIARFMEESEYEREINDLGARFSGVDLIEYALNRNLAKHFHDLLDWSEGRLYDLVARYLRKFDVWNLKTIIRGIYTDTDAEEIQTDLIRAGELEDRTIDRLLEVDSIEDAIEVLNRTIYYEPLSDAYEEFEETGALVPLENALDREFYEHLLEDVSRSPGGEQLQEGPEAKYIEFLQAEIDFRNARNALRLARSGADLDPASYYIEGGVLFDESDLNRLVGDFDELVDHIDENKRYGDRLSGAMARLRDADSLIQFEHALDAALLEYADTLSSIYPASVSAVLSYILAKEREVENIRAIARGREVGLDENEIEEELVIL; encoded by the coding sequence ATGAGTGTAGGCGCCTCGAATCCGGAATACGTGAACGCTCGCGTTCGGTCACGCCGAGCCTCGCTGTTCGCGGACGAAGATTATCGGAAGCTGGTCCGGATGGGGCCGAGCGGGATCGCACGGTTCATGGAGGAATCGGAGTACGAACGCGAGATCAACGATCTCGGCGCCAGATTCTCCGGTGTCGACCTGATCGAGTACGCGTTGAATCGGAATCTCGCGAAGCACTTTCACGACTTACTCGATTGGTCGGAGGGACGACTCTACGACCTCGTTGCCCGATACCTTCGGAAGTTCGACGTCTGGAATCTGAAGACGATTATTCGTGGCATCTACACCGACACCGACGCCGAAGAGATCCAGACCGACCTGATCCGTGCCGGCGAACTCGAGGACCGGACGATCGACCGATTGCTCGAGGTCGACTCCATCGAGGACGCCATCGAGGTACTCAACCGGACGATTTACTACGAGCCGCTCTCGGACGCCTACGAGGAGTTCGAGGAAACCGGCGCACTCGTTCCCCTCGAGAACGCACTCGACCGAGAGTTCTACGAGCACTTACTCGAGGACGTCAGTCGATCCCCAGGAGGAGAGCAACTACAGGAAGGACCGGAAGCGAAGTACATCGAATTCCTGCAAGCAGAAATCGACTTCCGAAACGCACGAAACGCACTCCGACTCGCTCGCAGCGGTGCAGACCTCGATCCGGCCAGCTACTACATCGAGGGCGGCGTCTTATTCGACGAATCGGATCTCAACCGCCTCGTCGGCGATTTCGACGAACTCGTCGACCACATCGACGAGAACAAGCGCTACGGCGACCGTCTCTCCGGAGCGATGGCTCGACTGCGGGATGCTGACAGCCTTATCCAGTTCGAGCACGCACTAGACGCTGCGTTGCTCGAGTACGCTGATACGCTCTCGAGCATTTATCCGGCGTCGGTCTCGGCCGTGTTGTCGTACATCCTCGCGAAGGAACGCGAAGTCGAGAACATCCGTGCGATCGCTCGCGGTCGCGAAGTCGGCCTCGACGAGAACGAAATCGAAGAGGAGCTGGTGATCCTATGA
- a CDS encoding V-type ATP synthase subunit F gives MSQEIAVVGSPEFTTGFRLAGVSRFENVPDDEKDAELDDAVTAALDDEGVGIVVMHDEDLEHLSRNVRQNVETSVEPVVVTIGAGTAGGGLREQIKRAIGIDLMEEDEQES, from the coding sequence ATGAGTCAGGAAATCGCAGTCGTCGGCAGCCCGGAGTTCACCACTGGCTTTCGCCTCGCGGGAGTCAGTCGCTTCGAGAACGTGCCGGACGACGAGAAAGACGCGGAGTTAGACGACGCGGTGACGGCCGCCCTCGACGACGAGGGTGTTGGTATCGTCGTTATGCACGACGAGGACCTCGAACATCTCTCGCGGAACGTCCGCCAGAACGTCGAGACGAGTGTCGAACCGGTCGTCGTCACGATCGGTGCCGGCACCGCTGGTGGTGGGCTGCGTGAGCAAATCAAACGCGCGATCGGTATCGACCTCATGGAAGAGGACGAACAAGAAAGCTAA